A window from Triticum aestivum cultivar Chinese Spring chromosome 6D, IWGSC CS RefSeq v2.1, whole genome shotgun sequence encodes these proteins:
- the LOC123145569 gene encoding transport inhibitor response 1-like protein: MSAPPSSSPSPAPIPQPAATLAPAGMRGAAAEDSSGSPPSRMSEDDDDGDGAGGGDRWAPDLRGCGNGGGGGGRWAPPDQVLENVLESVLEFLTAARDRNAASLVCRSWYRAEAQTRRELFIGNCYAVSPRRAVERFGGVRAVVLKGKPRFADFSLVPHGWGANVSPWVAALGPAYPRLERICLKRMTVSDDELALIPKSFPLFKELSLVCCDGFTTRGLAVIAEGCRHLRVLDLTEDYFHEEESEVVDWISKFPECSTSLESLVFDCVSVPFNFEALEALVARSPALRRLRVNDHVSIEQLRRLMARAPHLTHLGTGSFRSEPGPGGALSVSELATSFAASRSLVCLSGFLDANAAYLPAIYQVCANLTSLNFSFAGLTDEEFIPVIRHCVNLRTLWVLDTVGDEGLRAVAETCSNLRELRVFPLDATEDSEGSVSDIGLQAISEGCRKLESILYFCQRMTNAAVIAMSENCPDLLVFRLCIMGRHRPDRITGAPMDEGFGAIVMNCKRLTRLSVSGLLTDKAFAYIGGHGKLIKTLSVAFAGNSDMSLQHVFEGCTRLQKLEVRDSPFGDKGLLSGLNYFYNMRFFWMNSCRLTVKGCGDVAQQMPNLVVEVMKENEGEMDTVDKLYLYRSLAGPREDAPSFVNIL, from the exons ATGAgcgctcccccctcctcctccccctcccccgctccGATCCCCCAGCCCGCCGCAACCCTAGCCCCCGCCGGCatgcgcggcgcggcggcggaggactcCTCCGGCTCGCCGCCGTCGCGGATgtcggaggacgacgacgacggcgacggggcggGAGGGGGCGACAGGTGGGCGCCGGATCTGAGGGGctgcggcaacggcggcggcgggggcgggagGTGGGCGCCGCCGGACCAGGTGCTGGAGAACGTGCTGGAGAGCGTGCTCGAGTTCCTCACGGCGGCGCGCGACCGCAACGCCGCCTCGCTCGTCTGCCGCTCCTGGTACCGCGCCGAGGCGCAGACCCGACGCGAGCTCTTCATCGGCAACTGCTACGCCGTCTCGCCGCGCCGCGCCGTCGAGCGCTTCGGGGGCGTGCGCGCCGTCGTGCTCAAGGGGAAGCCCCGCTTCGCGGACTTCAGCCTCGTGCCGCACGGCTGGGGCGCCAACGTCTCCCCCTGGGTCGCCGCGCTCGGCCCCGCCTACCCGCGCCTCGAGCGCATCTGCCTCAAGCGGATGACCGTCTCCGACGACGAGCTCGCGCTCATCCCCAAGTCCTTCCCGCTCTTCAAGGAGCTCTCGCTCGTCTGCTGCGACGGCTTCACCACCCGCGGCCTCGCCGTCATCGCCGAGGGCTGCCG GcatcttcgagtcctggatctgaCTGAAGATTATTTccatgaggaggagagcgaggtgGTGGATTGGATCTCCAAGTTTCCAGAGTGCAGCACGTCGCTGGAATCTCTTGTCTTTGATTGTGTTAGTGTCCCATTCAACTTTGAGGCCCTGGAGGCACTCGTTGCACGCTCACCAGCTCTCCGTCGTCTGCGCGTGAATGACCATGTCTCGATAGAGCAGCTGCGTCGTCTCATGGCAAGGGCACCCCATCTGACTCACCTTGGCACTGGATCATTCCGATCTGAGCCAGGCCCTGGTGGTGCGTTGTCTGTGTCTGAGCTCGCTACCTCTTTTGCGGCGTCCAGATCACTTGTTTGTTTGTCAGGTTTCTTGGATGCCAATGCAGCATACCTCCCAGCAATCTACCAAGTTTGTGCCAACCTCACTTCCCTCAATTTTAGCTTTGCGGGTCTAACTGATGAAGAGTTCATACCAGTTATTCGCCACTGCGTCAATCTTCGCACTTTATGG GTTCTTGATACTGTGGGTGATGAAGGCCTTAGGGCTGTGGCTGAAACATGCTCAAATCTCCGTGAGCTACGTGTTTTTCCTCTGGATGCCACCGAGGATTCTGAGGGCTCAGTCTCAGATATTGGTCTCCAGGCAATCTCAGAAGGCTGCCGGAAGCTTGAATCAATTCTCTACTTTTGCCAGCGCATGACAAATGCAGCAGTAATTGCTATGTCCGAGAACTGCCCTGACCTTTTGGTGTTCCGCCTCTGTATTATGGGCCGCCACCGCCCTGATCGGATTACCGGGGCGCCCATGGATGAGGGTTTTGGGGCGATTGTGATGAACTGCAAGAGGCTCACCAGACTTTCAGTCTCTGGCCTGCTCACTGATAAGGCGTTTGCATACATTGGAGGACACGGAAAACTCATAAAGACTCTGTCTGTTGCCTTTGCCGGGAATAGTGACATGTCTCTTCAGCACGTGTTTGAGGGGTGCACTAGGTTGCAGAAGCTTGAGGTCAGAGATAGCCCTTTTGGCGACAAAGGATTGCTCTCTGGCCTGAACTATTTTTACAACATGAGGTTCTTTTGGATGAACTCATGCAGGCTAACTGTGAAGGGTTGTGGGGATGTAGCTCAGCAAATGCCTAATCTGGTGGTTGAAGTGATGAAGGAAAATGAAGGGGAAATGGATACCGTTGATAAGCTGTACCTGTATCGATCATTGGCAGGACCAAGGGAAGATGCTCCATCATTTGTCAACATCTTGTAG